From one Anopheles cruzii chromosome 3, idAnoCruzAS_RS32_06, whole genome shotgun sequence genomic stretch:
- the LOC128272305 gene encoding probable chitinase 10 produces the protein MVLKLFKLLTIVCIWTVGPTLVAVRIEQSEPVSFVRSSVEHIPSHGFEKQIAEAASDEFGSASLPLRSAVESVPANLIDERLPLRDSVEFRIIDMDDAIEGTVSKVKTVVSKQQQKFATTSKADVESFRIFTRPDKYAAYIIPAHPDNLPMPFRAGSPYQQLLSSKELATARNPPAQLSYVRKAAENEYKVVCHMTNWGFYRKGEAQFVPEHLDASLCTHIIYSFATLDASTLTMKEFDSWADIDNNMYYRTIAAAGEVPVLLGLGGWTDSVGEKYSELVGSAGYRQQFISNAIGFLKGHRFTGLHLDWNYPVCWQSDCSQGPTSDKSNFAKLIRETRSAFTRENLLLSTSISGYEEVIKRAYDVVEISKHVDFMTVMTYDYHGAWEEQTGHVSPLHGSATDKYPQYNTAYAMQLLVSMGAEKGKLIVGIPSYGQTFTLAESSSGRSGEGSPATGPGVAGDDTRQPGMLAYYEICHRVRRLKWKVSRDASMKTGPYASSSDQWVGYDDPVSATAKAKYVVKSGFGGIAVWTVDLDDYLNRCCEESYPVLKAINRALFRLSSPSPTGMDCTKPSQPATPEPAEMTFSPDSGLGSSTTTPAHAHTTWPSWTPESTSTTRRTTTLSTTTTTTPRTTVTRRTTTPSTTYSPPTTTTVGTTIPVPGLIMPELSNAESCEPNQYKAHPNNCNSYYRCVLAEFKQQFCAGGLHWNDQAKLCDWPASAKCEKDMGSQEYSEITEATSARPTSTTTVRTTSSRRTTTSRTTQRTTRRSTPARVPNTPRPTKPPTTTTTTSSPSQGCRNGEYYPHKNCDSFYICVNDRKVEQQCGPELYWSQADKNCDWEENVNCVSNEQYFKLLVKYSALKALSEDDPCDGNTHVPYPGDCSQYLVCNWGRLESASCADGLHWNQKLRICDWPASARCSQGGIPESTENNSDENSWQNSNQDIDGPQPVVSTTEKRTTTRTTTLAPSTPPPELDPLSGYYKMVCYFTNWAWYRKGYGKYTPDHIRTDLCTHIVYGFAVLDYSTLTIKTHDSWADIDNKFYTRVVAAKEKGVKVTLAIGGWNDSAGDKYSRLVRSAAARAKFVEHVIGFLEKYGFEGLDLDWEYPVCWQVDCKKGFADEKEGFTELVRELSEAFKPRGWLLSAAVSPSKTVIDAGYDVAALANYFDWIAVMTYDFHGQWDKQTGHVAPLYYHPEDEIDFFNANYSINYWIDQGAPSRKLVMGMPLYGQSFQLADIKKNGLNAKAPGPGQAGEFTRAAGFLAYYEICDRIQNKEWTVVQDELQRMGPYAYKGNQWVSFDDKESLLRKVEFIRAMDLGGGMIWALDLDDFKDRCGQGSHPLLTAIREGLRDPPTGNEVLPSVVPTNSEPDVEPSNVGGAQTPDKQRPDSSESTEVDENLVDGETYKVVCYFTNWAWYRQGNGKYLPEDIDPELCTHIVYGFAVLDREGLTIKPHDSWADIDNRFYERVVEFKKKGKKVTVAIGGWNDSAGDKYSRLVRNAQARKRFIENVMEFIEKYNFDGLDLDWEYPVCWQVDCTKGYADEKEGFATLVVELATAFKSKQYLLSSAVSPSKKVIDAGYDVVTLSDYMDWIAVMAYDYHGQWDKKTGHVAPMYEHPDDFDKTFNANFTIHYWIEQGADPRKLVMGMPTYGQSFSLADVNDHDLNAKTYGGGEAGDQTRARGFLSYYEICANIRQKHWNVVRDRKGRMGPYAYKGDQWVSFDDQYMIRHKSEFIKAMGLGGAMIWALDLDDFRNLCECEEYPLLRTINRVLRNYPGPGPKCMLGSGKPNDPPKDRPATTAVPTTTMKPTTTRPPKTSTTTMRTTTRQTTRPTTRATSTVRTTKYPVDELDNNDTKGVCDGRLFVPHESDCSKFYVCQNGNRYLQSCPANTLWNDGYCDWEANTKCYNKQQPVPSPATSTESQTTSRRPATTVTTRRPATTQRPTSRPATTPATSKPSTPATGNNDFKVVCYFTNWAWYRQGDGKYTPDDIDSTLCTHIVYGFAVLDRESLTIKTHDSWADIDNRFYERVVEQKRKGAKVTLALGGWNDSLGDKYSKLVRDASARARFVKHAVEFIEKYDFDGLDLDWEYPVCWQVDCQKGYPDEKEGFAMLVRELAVEFRPRQWLLSAAVSPSKMVIDAGYDVPSLSEYFDWIAVMTYDFHGNWDKQTGHVAPLYYYPGDTYDYFNANFSINYWIEKGAPSKKLVMGMPLYGQSFSLADARHNGLNEKSYGPGEAGEFTRAGGFLAFYEICEKVTRNGWTVVRDPEGRIGPYAYSGSQWVSYDDVDEIRRKSQFLKEMNLGGGMVWALDLDDFRGRCGCGTHPLLRTMNLELGRIQTQQPENCT, from the exons ATGGTTCTTAAGCTTTTTAAACTG CTGACCATTGTTTGCATATGGACTGTCGGCCCAACTTTGGTGGCTGTCAGAATTGAACAATCGGAACCGGTTAGCTTTGTTCGAAGCAGCGTGGAGCATATTCCGAGCCATGGCTTTGAGAAGCAGATAGCGGAAGCGGCCAGTGATGAGTTCGGAAGTGCGTCTCTGCCTCTGCGCAGTGCAGTCGAAAGTGTTCCGGCCAATCT TATCGATGAGCGGCTTCCACTTCGCGACTCCGTAGAGTTTCGGATCATCGACATGGACGATGCTATCGAAGGCACTGTGAGCAAGGTGAAGACCGTCGTtagcaaacagcagcagaagttCGCGACCACATCAAAGGCTGATGTCGAAAGCTTTCGAATCTTCACGCGCCCGGACAAGTACGCGGCTTACATCATACCGGCACATCCGGACAACCTGCCGATGCCCTTTCGGGCCGGTTCTCCCTACCAACAGCTGTTGAGCAGTAAAGAGCTCGCAACTGCCCGAAATCCTCCCGCTCAGCTGTCTTACGTTCGAAAGGCGGCGGAAAACGAGTATAAAGTCGTGTGCCACATGACAAACTGGGGATTTTACCGCAAAGGAGAGGCCCAGTTTGTGCCGGAACACTTGGACGCAAGCCTATGTACACACATAATCTACTCGTTTGCCACTCTGGATGCGTCCACTTTAACGATGAAAGAATTCGACAGTTGGGCTGACATAGACAACA ATATGTACTATCGAACGATTGCCGCTGCGGGTGAGGTGCCGGTGTTGCTCGGCTTGGGAGGCTGGACCGATTCCGTGGGCGAGAAGTACTCCGAGCTGGTAGGATCGGCTGGATATCGGCAGCAGTTTATCAGCAACGCGATTGGTTTTCTGAAAGGACATCGCTTCACGGGCTTACACCTGGACTGGAACTATCCGGTTTGCTGGCAAAGCGACTGCTCGCAAGGTCCCACGAGCGACAAATCAAACTTTGCCAAGCTAATCCGGGAGACGCGAAGCGCGTTCACTCGCGAAAACCTCCTACTCAGTACGAGCATATCGGGGTACGAGGAGGTGATCAAGAGAGCCTACGATGTGGTGGAAATATCTAAACACGTGGACTTTATGACCGTTATGACTTACGACTATCACGGTGCCTGGGAAGAGCAAACGGGGCACGTTAGTCCGTTGCACGGTTCTGCGACGGACAAGTATCCACAGTACAACACGGCCTACGCCATGCAGCTGCTGGTCAGTATGGGAGCCGAGAAAGGGAAACTCATCGTAGGAATACCGTCCTATGGACAAACGTTCACCTTAGCCGAAAGTTCGAGCGGTAGGTCCGGAGAAGGCAGTCCTGCTACAGGACCTGGGGTAGCTGGTGACGACACGCGACAACCGGGCATGTTGGCGTACTACGAAATTTGCCATCGAGTGCGTCGATTAAAGTGGAAAGTCAGTAGAGATGCGTCGATGAAGACGGGTCCCtacgccagcagcagtgatCAGTGGGTTGGTTACGACGATCCAGTATCGGCCACGGCTAAGGCAAAGTATGTGGTCAAGTCTGGGTTTGGTGGCATAGCAGTGTGGACGGTCGATTTGGACGATTATCTAAATCGCTGCTGCGAGGAAAGCTATCCCGTGTTGAAGGCAATAAACAGAGCTCTGTTTCGGCTCAGTAGTCCCAGTCCCACTGGCATGGACTGTACGAAACCATCCCAGCCCGCCACCCCTGAACCGGCAGAGATGACGTTCAGTCCGGACAGCGGACTTGGCAGCTCCACCACTACACccgctcacgcacacaccacgTGGCCATCGTGGACCCCGGAAAGCACGTCAACAACGCGCAGAACAACGACCCTCAGCACTACGACGACAACCACTCCTCGAACGACTGTAACTCGCAGAACAACCACTCCATCGACCACCTACagtccaccgacgacgaccaccgtaGGGACGACGATCCCTGTTCCGGGTCTTATAATGCCCGAGCTAAGCAACGCTGAGAGCTGTGAACCCAATCAGTACAAGGCGCATCCGAATAACTGCAATTCGTACTATCGCTGCGTGCTTGCCGAGTTTAAACAGCAGTTCTGTGCCGGTGGCCTTCATTGGAACGATCAAGCAAAGCTGTGCGATTGGCCAGCTTCAGCCAAGTGTGAGAAGGACATGGGCTCTCAAGAGTACAGCGAGATAACCGAAGCCACCTCGGCGAGACCAACAAGTACCACAACGGTAAGAACCACTTCTTCGAGACGCACAACAACATCCAGGACGACGCAACGCACGACACGTCGAAGTACTCCCGCCAGAGTACCGAACACGCCGCGACCGACGAAGCCAccgactactactactaccactagCAGTCCTTCGCAAGGATGCCGAAATGGGGAATACTATCCACACAAAAACTGCGATAGTTTCTACATTTGCGTCAACGACAGGAAAGTGGAGCAACAGTGTGGCCCAGAACTGTACTGGAGTCAGGCGGACAAGAACTGTGATTGGGAAGAGAACGTCAACTGCGTGAGTAACGAGCAGTACTTTAAATTGCTCGTCAAGTACAGTGCATTGAAGGCGCTCTCGGAGGACGATCCTTGCGATGGCAACACGCACGTTCCGTATCCGGGCGACTGTAGTCAGTATCTCGTGTGTAACTGGGGTCGTCTGGAGTCGGCAAGCTGCGCCGACGGTTTGCACTGGAATCAAAAGCTACGCATCTGCGATTGGCCAGCTAGTGCCCGGTGCTCGCAGGGTGGCATTCCCGAGAGCACGGAGAACAATTCGGACGAGAACTCGTGGCAGAACTCGAACCAGGACATCGATGGTCCACAGCCCGTGGTATCGACGACGGAGAAAAGAACCACCACGCGAACGACCACGCTGGCACCTTccacgccaccgccggagcTGGACCCACTGTCGGGATACTACAAAATGGTGTGCTACTTCACGAACTGGGCCTGGTACCGGAAAGGATACGGCAAGTACACTCCCGATCACATTCGCACGGATCTGTGCACGCACATCGTGTACGGCTTTGCCGTGCTGGACTACTCGACGCTGACGATTAAGACCCACGATTCGTGGGCCGATATTGACAACAAGTTCTACACGCGTGTCGTGGCCGCAAAAGAAAAGGGCGTTAAGGTGACGCTCGCCATCGGTGGTTGGAATGATTCGGCCGGCGACAAGTACAGTCGGTTGGTGCGCAGTGCCGCGGCACGGGCCAAGTTCGTTGAGCACGTGATCGGCTTCTTGGAAAAGTATGGTTTTGAGGGGCTGGATTTGGACTGGGAATACCCGGTGTGTTGGCAGGTGGACTGCAAGAAAGGATTCGCCGACGAAAAGGAAGGTTTTACAGAGCTGGTGCGGGAGCTGTCGGAAGCCTTTAAGCCCCGCGGGTGGCTCCTTTCGGCGGCCGTCTCACCGAGCAAAACGGTCATCGATGCCGGGTATGACGTGGCTGCATTGGCCAACTATTTCGATTGGATCGCTGTCATGACGTACGATTTCCATGGACAGTGGGACAAACAAACTGGCCATGTAGCGCCGCTGTACTACCATCCGGAggatgaaattgatttcttcaATGCG aATTATTCTATCAATTACTGGATCGATCAGGGAGCGCCTTCGAGAAAGCTCGTCATGGGTATGCCACTGTATGGGCAGTCGTTCCAGCTGGCAGACATCAAAAAGAACGGACTCAACGCGAAAGCACCCGGTCCGGGACAGGCGGGAGAGTTCACCAGAGCGGCAGGATTTTTGGCGTACTATGAA ATCTGCGATCGTATACAAAACAAAGAGTGGACGGTTGTGCAGGACGAACTGCAAAGGATGGGACCGTACGCTTACAAGGGCAACCAGTGGGTATCGTTTGACGACAAGGAATCGCTGCTCCGCAAGGTAGAGTTCATCCGTGCTATGGATCTGGGAGGCGGCATGATCTGGGCGCTGGATTTAGATGACTTCAAGGACCGGTGCGGTCAAGGTAGTCACCCATTGCTGACGGCCATCAGAGAAGGACTGCGTGATCCTCCCACGGGCAACGAAGTGCTCC cgtCCGTAGTTCCAACTAATAGTGAACCTGACGTTGAGCCAAGCAACGTCGGTGGGGCCCAAACACCCGATAAACAGCGGCCTGACTCTTCCGAAAGCACCGAGGTGGACGAGAACTTGGTGGACGGCGAAACATACAAAGTTGTCTGCTATTTCACCAACTGGGCCTGGTATCGGCAGGGAAATGGCAAGTATCTGCCGGAGGACATCGACCCGGAACTGTGCACCCACATCGTGTACGGCTTCGCGGTGCTCGATCGGGAAGGGCTCACCATTAAGCCGCACGATTCGTGGGCCGATATTGATAACCGCTTTTACGAGCGCGTGGTTGAGTTCAagaagaagggcaaaaaagTCACTGTCGCAATCGGCGGATGGAATGATTCTGCTGGTGACAAGTATAGTCGTCTGGTGCGCAACGCTCAGGCGCGAAAGCGGTTCATCGAGAACGTGATGGAGTTTATCGAAAAGTACAACTTTGACGGCCTGGATTTGGACTGGGAGTACCCGGTGTGTTGGCAGGTTGATTGCACTAAGGGATACGCGGACGAGAAGGAAGGATTCGCTACGCTCGTGGTTGAACTAGCTACGGCTTTTAAATCGAAGCAATACCTACTCTCGTCGGCGGTGTCGCCAAGCAAAAAAGTAATCGATGCCGGGTACGACGTCGTGACCCTTTCCGACTACATGGACTGGATAGCGGTGATGGCGTATGACTACCACGGCCAGTGGGATAAGAAAACGGGACACGTAGCCCCGATGTACGAACATCCGGATGATTTCGACAAAACGTTCAATGCAAACTTCACCATACACTACTGGATCGAGCAGGGAGCGGATCCCCGGAAGCTCGTTATGGGAATGCCGACCTACGGCCAATCGTTTTCACTTGCCGACGTCAATGATCACGATTTAAATGCAAAGACTTATGGTGGCGGCGAAGCTGGCGATCAAACTAGGGCACGAGGATTTTTGTCGTACTACGAG ATTTGTGCCAACATTCGACAGAAGCATTGGAACGTCGTGCGCGATCGCAAGGGCCGTATGGGTCCGTACGCATACAAGGGCGATCAGTGGGTTTCGTTCGACGATCAGTACATGATCCGCCATAAGAGCGAGTTCATAAAAGCGATGGGCCTCGGAGGAGCAATGATATGGGCGCTGGATTTGGATGATTTCCGGAATCTTTGCGAATGCGAGGAATACCCCTTACTGCGAACCATCAACCGGGTGTTGCGGAACTACCCAGGACCTGGACCGAAATGTATGCTGGGGTCTGGAAAACCAAACGATCCTCCGAAAGATCGTCCTGCTACTACGGCAGTGCCCACAACTACAATGAAACCAACCACTACTAGACCACCGAAAACCAGTACCACTACCATGCGAACTACTACGAGGCAAACGACACGTCCGACTACTAGGGCCACCAGCACGGTGCGAACCACAAAGTATCCGGTCGATGAGCTAGACAACAACGATACCAAGGGCGTGTGCGATGGTCGATTGTTTGTTCCACACGAATCGGACTGCTCCAAGTTCTACGTTTGTCAGAACGGAAACCGATATTTGCAATC ATGCCCAGCCAACACGCTTTGGAACGACGGTTATTGTGATTGGGAAGCAAACACAAAGTGCtacaataaacaacaacctGTACCTTCACCGGCCACTAGCACTGAGAGCCAGACGACTTCCCGACGGCCGGCGACAACGGTGACGACGCGGCGCCCCGCCACCACGCAGCGTCCCACTTCGAGACCAGCAACGACTCCGGCGACGTCCAAACCATCGACTCCTGCAACGGGCAACAACGATTTTAAAGTGGTGTGCTATTTTACCAATTGGGCATGGTACCGACAGGGAGACGGCAAGTACACACCCGACGACATCGATAGCACACTGTGCACACACATCGTGTACGGCTTCGCGGTGCTGGATCGGGAAAGTTTGACCATCAAAACGCACGATTCGTGGGCAGACATCGACAATCGGTTCTACGAGCGCGTGGTCGAGCAGAAGCGCAAGGGCGCAAAGGTGACGCTGGCTCTCGGCGGATGGAACGATTCGTTAGGCGACAAGTACAGCAAACTGGTGCGGGATGCGTCGGCAAGGGCAAGGTTTGTGAAGCATGCCGTTGAGTTTATCGAAAAATATGACTTTGACGGCCTGGATTTGGACTGGGAGTACCCGGTGTGTTGGCAGGTGGACTGCCAGAAAGGATATCCGGATGAGAAGGAAGGGTTCGCCATGCTGGTGCGGGAGCTAGCCGTTGAGTTCCGACCCAGGCAGTGGCTCCTGTCGGCTGCCGTTTCGCCGAGCAAAATGGTTATTGACGCCGGGTACGACGTACCGTCGCTGTCGGAATATTTCGATTGGATTGCCGTGATGACCTACGATTTCCACGGAAACTGGGACAAGCAAACGGGCCACGTCGCGCCACTGTACTACTACCCGGGCGATACTTACGActattttaatgcaaatttcTCCATAAACTACTGGATCGAGAAGGGTGCGCCTTCGAAAAAGTTGGTCATGGGCATGCCACTTTACGGTCAGTCGTTTTCGCTTGCCGATGCGCGGCACAACGGACTGAACGAAAAATCGTACGGACCGGGGGAGGCTGGCGAGTTCACGCGGGCCGGTGGTTTCCTGGCGTTCTACGAAATTTGCGAGAAGGTCACCCGAAATGGGTGGACCGTTGTCAGGGACCCGGAAGGCAGAATAGGGCCGTACGCGTACAGCGGAAGTCAGTGGGTTTCGTACGACGACGTAGACGAAATACGACGAAAATCGCAATTTTTAAAGGAAATGAACTTGGGTGGAGGAATGGTTTGGGCATTGGATCTGGACGATTTCCGGGGACGGTGCGGTTGCGGGACCCATCCGCTGCTGAGAACGATGAATCTGGAGCTTGGCCGTATTCAAACACAACAACCGGAAAACTGTACTTAA